Proteins from a genomic interval of Gordonia sp. SL306:
- a CDS encoding class I SAM-dependent methyltransferase translates to MFTSPADGYDRFMGRYTRTLAPALVDAAGGVDQAERVLDVGCGPGGLTGVLARLLGEQHVAAIDPAAQFVTACHERYPDADVRQGTAEALPWPDDDFDAAFSCLVVGFMTDADQGLREMSRVTRPGGVAAACMWDLDEGGMTMLETFWDGARELDPDVVGERMRVGVSRGDIATRLRRIGLRDVVDGALIAHADYADFDDFWQPFTFGVGPAGAHLAALPTDQQEQVRDLCRPRLPDGPFTLSARAWFACGIVPPPIADR, encoded by the coding sequence ATGTTCACGTCGCCCGCCGACGGGTACGACCGCTTCATGGGCCGCTACACCCGGACACTTGCCCCCGCCCTGGTCGACGCTGCGGGAGGAGTTGACCAGGCCGAGCGGGTCCTCGACGTCGGCTGCGGGCCGGGCGGTCTGACGGGTGTGCTCGCCCGGCTGCTGGGCGAGCAGCACGTCGCCGCGATCGACCCGGCTGCCCAGTTCGTCACCGCCTGCCACGAGCGATATCCCGATGCGGACGTCCGTCAGGGCACCGCCGAGGCACTGCCATGGCCCGACGACGACTTCGACGCCGCGTTCTCGTGCCTGGTCGTCGGGTTCATGACCGACGCCGATCAGGGTCTGCGCGAGATGTCACGCGTCACTCGCCCGGGCGGGGTGGCCGCCGCGTGCATGTGGGACCTCGACGAGGGCGGCATGACGATGCTCGAGACGTTCTGGGACGGCGCCCGGGAGCTCGACCCCGACGTCGTCGGCGAGCGTATGCGGGTGGGTGTCAGTCGCGGCGACATCGCCACCCGTCTCCGCCGGATCGGTCTGCGCGACGTCGTCGACGGCGCATTGATCGCTCACGCCGACTACGCGGACTTCGATGACTTCTGGCAGCCGTTCACCTTCGGCGTCGGGCCGGCCGGTGCACATCTGGCGGCCTTGCCGACCGACCAGCAGGAGCAGGTACGCGACCTCTGCCGTCCGCGGCTACCGGACGGACCGTTCACGCTGAGCGCTCGCGCCTGGTTCGCCTGCGGAATCGTCCCGCCGCCGATCGCCGACCGCTGA
- a CDS encoding chorismate mutase, translated as MDAYDLSADVTTLPDDIDVLRGEIDRMDAMILASVKRRSAVSKKIGAARMASGGPRLVHSREVKVLDRFAELGQEGHTLAMLLLRLGRGPLGR; from the coding sequence GTGGATGCCTACGACCTGTCCGCCGACGTCACGACGTTGCCCGACGACATCGATGTGCTGCGAGGCGAGATCGATCGCATGGACGCGATGATCCTGGCCTCGGTGAAACGTCGGTCGGCAGTGTCCAAGAAGATCGGGGCCGCCCGGATGGCCTCGGGTGGGCCACGCCTGGTCCACAGTCGTGAGGTGAAGGTCCTCGACCGCTTCGCCGAACTCGGGCAGGAAGGCCACACGTTGGCGATGCTGCTGCTGCGTCTCGGGCGCGGCCCGCTCGGGCGCTGA
- a CDS encoding UvrD-helicase domain-containing protein codes for MTSSTRETAQTSQDSGTGIASDDRTARLLDGLNPQQRAAVLHAGGPLLIVAGAGSGKTAVLTRRIAYLLAERDTTPGQILAITFTNKAAAEMRERVIDLVGPRAAYMWVSTFHATCVRILRAQSALLGARNSNFSIYDADDSKRLLGMIIRDMQLDPKKFSPRGVSVNISNLKNELIDPDAALAAASDAEPSVLVVAQIYAEYQRRLQTANAFDFDDLIGETVALLQRHPEVAEYYRRRFRHVMVDEYQDTNHAQYVFIRELVGDEDSDSPVPPSELCVVGDADQSIYAFRGATIRNIEEFERDFPNAESILLEQNYRSTQTILSAANAVIAQNTNRREKRLWTDSGDGELIVGYVADSDRDESLFIAKEIEDLTDYSIGGSSSHSYSDIAVFYRTNTGSRSLEEVFVRHGIPYKVVGGTKFYERKEVRDVVAYLRVVANPDDSVSLRRILNTPRRGIGDRAEACVAVHAENRGIGFYEALVEGAAGNVPLLNTRAVKQIGGFVELIEGLRNDFLATFGAAGEASEDVAVVDATEEGADIGELVDAIVERTGYRTELEASRDPQDGARLDNINELVAVAREFSADAAGLSADDTTDVDDDGIDGRPDNDGEPEPGSLAAFLEKVSLVADADQVPDEGEGVVTMMTLHTAKGLEFPVVFVTGWEDGHFPHLRALGDPAELSEERRLAYVGITRAKERLYLTRSVMRSSWGQPVSNPESRFLQEIPQHLLDWRRTEPRRSASRHLSSSGGVFGRGDSGFGGGGFGGDRGRSSYSSDPTRGRNKQVHYDVGDRISHPKYGMGKAVAKEGSGATERITFDFGGNVGRVTLLTAGGLPGDKL; via the coding sequence ATGACAAGCTCCACCCGCGAAACGGCCCAGACCTCCCAGGACTCCGGCACCGGAATCGCGTCCGACGATCGCACCGCCCGTCTCCTCGATGGTCTCAACCCGCAGCAACGGGCGGCGGTCCTGCATGCCGGTGGGCCGTTGCTGATCGTGGCAGGCGCAGGTTCGGGCAAGACGGCGGTCCTGACGCGCAGGATCGCCTACCTGCTGGCCGAACGCGACACGACGCCCGGCCAGATCTTGGCGATCACCTTCACCAACAAGGCCGCCGCCGAGATGCGCGAACGCGTGATCGATCTGGTCGGCCCGCGTGCCGCGTACATGTGGGTGTCGACGTTCCACGCCACCTGCGTGCGGATCCTGCGCGCACAGTCGGCACTGCTCGGTGCGCGTAACTCGAACTTCTCGATCTACGACGCGGATGATTCGAAACGGTTGCTGGGCATGATCATCCGTGACATGCAGCTCGATCCGAAGAAGTTCAGTCCGCGTGGCGTCTCGGTGAACATCTCGAATCTCAAGAACGAGCTCATCGATCCCGATGCGGCGTTGGCCGCGGCGTCCGATGCTGAGCCCTCGGTGTTGGTGGTGGCCCAGATCTATGCGGAGTATCAACGCCGCCTGCAGACTGCGAATGCCTTCGACTTCGACGATCTGATAGGCGAGACCGTGGCACTCCTCCAGCGTCATCCGGAGGTCGCGGAGTACTACCGGCGCCGATTCCGCCACGTGATGGTCGACGAGTACCAGGACACCAACCACGCTCAATACGTCTTCATCCGCGAGTTGGTCGGCGACGAGGACTCCGACTCGCCGGTGCCGCCGTCGGAATTGTGCGTGGTCGGCGACGCCGATCAGTCGATCTACGCGTTCCGCGGCGCGACGATCCGCAACATCGAGGAATTCGAACGCGACTTCCCGAACGCCGAGAGCATCCTGCTCGAGCAGAACTATCGCTCCACCCAGACGATCCTGTCGGCGGCGAACGCCGTCATCGCGCAGAACACGAACCGGCGCGAGAAGCGATTGTGGACTGATTCGGGGGACGGCGAGCTGATCGTCGGTTACGTCGCCGACTCCGATCGCGACGAATCGTTGTTCATCGCAAAGGAGATCGAGGATCTCACCGACTATTCGATCGGCGGCTCGTCGAGCCATTCGTACTCCGACATCGCCGTGTTCTATCGCACCAACACGGGGTCCCGATCGCTCGAAGAGGTCTTTGTACGGCACGGTATCCCGTACAAGGTGGTCGGCGGGACGAAGTTCTACGAGCGCAAAGAGGTGCGCGACGTCGTCGCCTACCTGCGGGTGGTGGCCAACCCCGACGACTCGGTCAGTCTGCGACGCATTCTCAACACCCCGCGCCGCGGTATCGGAGACCGGGCCGAGGCCTGCGTGGCGGTGCATGCGGAGAATCGGGGGATCGGTTTCTACGAGGCGCTCGTGGAAGGTGCTGCAGGAAACGTGCCACTGCTGAACACCCGTGCGGTGAAGCAGATCGGTGGATTCGTGGAGCTCATCGAAGGTCTGCGCAACGACTTTCTCGCGACCTTCGGCGCGGCGGGTGAGGCGAGCGAGGATGTCGCCGTCGTCGACGCCACGGAGGAGGGTGCCGACATCGGTGAGCTCGTCGACGCCATCGTCGAGCGGACCGGTTACCGGACCGAACTCGAGGCGTCCCGCGATCCCCAGGACGGCGCCCGGCTCGACAACATCAACGAATTGGTGGCAGTGGCAAGGGAATTCAGTGCCGATGCCGCCGGGTTGTCCGCCGACGACACGACAGATGTCGACGACGATGGGATCGACGGGCGTCCGGACAACGACGGCGAACCGGAGCCCGGATCGCTCGCGGCCTTCTTGGAGAAGGTCTCGCTCGTCGCCGACGCCGATCAGGTGCCAGACGAGGGTGAGGGAGTTGTCACCATGATGACGCTCCACACCGCGAAGGGCCTCGAGTTCCCGGTCGTGTTCGTAACCGGTTGGGAAGACGGCCATTTCCCGCATCTGCGCGCCCTGGGTGACCCTGCCGAGCTCAGCGAGGAACGACGGCTCGCCTATGTCGGGATCACGCGTGCCAAGGAGCGTCTCTACCTCACCCGGTCGGTGATGAGGTCGTCCTGGGGTCAGCCGGTGTCGAATCCGGAATCCCGCTTCCTGCAGGAGATCCCGCAGCATCTGCTGGATTGGCGACGGACCGAACCGCGCCGCTCGGCGAGCAGACACCTGTCCTCGAGTGGCGGAGTGTTCGGTCGTGGTGACTCGGGCTTCGGGGGCGGCGGCTTCGGCGGCGATCGCGGAAGGTCGTCGTACTCATCGGACCCGACGCGGGGCCGGAACAAGCAGGTGCACTACGACGTCGGGGATCGAATCAGCCACCCGAAGTACGGCATGGGCAAGGCGGTGGCCAAAGAGGGCAGTGGTGCGACGGAACGCATCACGTTCGACTTCGGCGGGAACGTCGGACGGGTCACGCTGCTGACCGCAGGAGGGCTTCCGGGCGACAAGCTCTAG
- a CDS encoding M23 family metallopeptidase produces the protein MDDLTGRGNPDRPVTTTGQSSARFTDDRSATDVTTIIPIDDFTDGDTTWDSGTWDRSYHPTRSEITQDILIPESEFDAYEHDEPFDVDGARPDSFSLESTAGSDERPLHVSDDKPFRTRTPQGGSVRRGGKHRISAPPAALKGGRAALIAMAAGAAVAAVAQVGSSDSTPTTPTNAANVDTTGEAPDLGPGVAAATPAKDMNTFTDQLAVGKQRAAAEEQRENLLRRPLFESPIPLGNYDFTSTYANRWGSFHGGIDLAAPLGTPIHAATDGVVVEAGPASGYGNWVQVQAADGTITMYGHMASSGVLVQKGQHVTAGDVIALVGSEGFSTGPHCHFEVWKNGNTKIDPAPWLAEHGVKLANFSG, from the coding sequence GTGGACGACTTGACGGGACGCGGTAATCCGGACCGACCGGTCACGACCACCGGGCAGTCCTCAGCCCGCTTCACCGATGACCGTTCCGCCACGGACGTCACCACGATCATCCCGATCGACGACTTCACCGACGGCGACACGACGTGGGACTCGGGCACGTGGGACCGCTCCTACCATCCGACCCGCTCCGAGATCACCCAGGACATCCTGATCCCGGAGAGCGAGTTCGACGCCTACGAGCACGACGAGCCGTTCGACGTCGACGGCGCCCGCCCGGACAGCTTCTCGCTCGAGAGCACTGCCGGCAGCGACGAGCGCCCGCTGCACGTCTCCGATGACAAGCCCTTCCGCACGCGCACCCCCCAGGGCGGCTCTGTCCGCCGCGGTGGCAAACACCGCATCAGCGCTCCCCCGGCCGCCCTCAAGGGCGGCCGCGCTGCGCTGATCGCCATGGCGGCAGGCGCCGCCGTCGCCGCGGTCGCACAGGTCGGTTCCAGCGACAGCACGCCCACCACACCCACGAATGCCGCCAACGTCGACACGACCGGCGAGGCACCCGACCTCGGGCCCGGCGTCGCGGCCGCCACCCCGGCGAAGGACATGAACACCTTCACCGACCAATTGGCCGTGGGCAAGCAGCGCGCAGCCGCCGAAGAGCAGCGCGAGAACCTTCTCCGTCGCCCGCTGTTCGAGTCGCCCATCCCGCTCGGCAACTACGACTTCACATCCACGTACGCGAACCGCTGGGGCAGCTTCCACGGCGGGATCGACCTCGCCGCACCTCTCGGCACCCCGATCCACGCCGCCACCGACGGCGTCGTCGTCGAGGCCGGTCCCGCATCGGGCTACGGCAACTGGGTCCAGGTCCAGGCCGCGGACGGAACGATCACCATGTACGGCCACATGGCATCGTCGGGTGTGCTGGTCCAGAAGGGCCAGCACGTCACCGCGGGCGATGTCATCGCACTCGTCGGCAGCGAGGGTTTCTCGACCGGCCCGCACTGCCACTTCGAGGTCTGGAAGAACGGGAACACCAAGATCGATCCCGCACCCTGGCTCGCCGAGCACGGCGTGAAGCTCGCCAACTTCAGCGGCTGA
- the sucC gene encoding ADP-forming succinate--CoA ligase subunit beta — translation MDLFEYQAKELFAKHEVPTSAGRVTDTVAGAREIAEEIGKPVMVKAQVKVGGRGKAGGVKYSADVDAAVANAESILGLDIKGHVVKKLLVAEASDIAEEYYISFLLDRTNRTYLAMCSVEGGVEIEVTAEENPDALAKIPVDAVKGVDLAFARSIAEAGKLPAEVLDAAAVTIQKLWEVFINEDALLVEVNPLVRTPDDQILALDGKVTLDANADFRQPGHEAFEDKDATDPLELKAKENDLNYVKLDGQVGIIGNGAGLVMSTLDVVAYAGEAHKGVKPANFLDIGGGASAEVMAAGLDVILGDEQVKSVFVNVFGGITACDAVANGIVGALDKLGSDANKPLVVRLDGNKVEEGRKILADANHPLVTLAETMDSGADKAAELASK, via the coding sequence ATGGATCTCTTCGAATATCAGGCGAAGGAACTTTTCGCCAAGCACGAGGTGCCCACCTCGGCCGGCCGCGTTACCGACACGGTTGCCGGGGCACGGGAGATTGCTGAGGAAATCGGCAAACCGGTGATGGTCAAGGCCCAGGTGAAGGTGGGGGGCCGCGGTAAGGCGGGCGGCGTGAAGTACTCCGCCGACGTCGACGCCGCGGTGGCGAACGCCGAGTCGATCCTCGGCCTCGACATCAAGGGACATGTCGTCAAGAAACTGCTGGTCGCAGAGGCGAGCGACATCGCCGAGGAGTACTACATCTCCTTCCTGCTCGACCGCACCAACCGCACCTACCTGGCCATGTGCTCCGTGGAGGGTGGTGTCGAGATCGAGGTCACCGCCGAGGAGAATCCCGACGCTCTCGCCAAGATCCCCGTCGACGCCGTCAAGGGTGTCGACCTCGCATTCGCTCGCAGCATCGCCGAGGCCGGCAAGCTGCCCGCCGAGGTGCTCGACGCCGCGGCCGTGACCATCCAGAAGCTGTGGGAGGTCTTCATCAACGAAGATGCTCTCCTGGTGGAGGTCAATCCGCTGGTTCGCACCCCCGACGATCAGATCCTCGCGCTCGACGGCAAGGTCACCCTCGACGCCAACGCCGACTTCCGTCAGCCCGGGCACGAGGCGTTCGAGGACAAGGACGCCACCGATCCTCTGGAGCTCAAGGCCAAGGAGAACGACCTCAACTACGTCAAGCTCGACGGTCAGGTCGGGATCATCGGCAACGGCGCCGGTCTGGTCATGTCGACCCTGGACGTCGTCGCGTACGCCGGTGAGGCACACAAGGGTGTCAAGCCCGCCAACTTCCTCGACATCGGTGGCGGCGCCTCGGCCGAGGTGATGGCCGCAGGCCTGGACGTGATCCTGGGTGACGAGCAGGTCAAGAGCGTGTTCGTCAACGTGTTCGGTGGCATCACCGCCTGCGACGCGGTGGCCAACGGCATCGTCGGTGCGCTGGACAAGCTGGGCTCCGACGCGAACAAGCCACTGGTCGTTCGCCTGGACGGCAACAAGGTCGAAGAAGGCCGCAAGATCCTGGCTGATGCGAACCACCCGCTGGTGACGCTCGCCGAAACGATGGACTCCGGCGCCGACAAGGCCGCCGAACTGGCGAGCAAGTGA
- the sucD gene encoding succinate--CoA ligase subunit alpha — translation MSIFLNKANKVIVQGITGGEGTKHTALMLKAGTNIVGGVNARKAGTTVSHDGGVELPVFGTVAEAMKETGADVSIAFVPPKFAKDAIIEAIDAEIPLLVVITEGIPVQDSAYAWAYNVSKGNKTRIIGPNCPGIITPGESLVGITPANIAGTGPIGLVSKSGTLTYQMMYELRDIGFSTAIGIGGDPVIGTTHIDAIEAFEKDPDTKVIVMIGEIGGDAEERAADYIKANVSKPVVGYVAGFTAPEGKTMGHAGAIVSGSSGTAQAKKEALEAAGVKVGKTPSETAKLARELYQSL, via the coding sequence ATGTCGATCTTTCTGAACAAAGCGAACAAGGTCATCGTCCAGGGCATCACGGGCGGTGAAGGCACCAAGCACACCGCCCTGATGCTCAAGGCGGGCACCAACATCGTCGGCGGCGTCAATGCGCGCAAGGCCGGCACCACGGTGAGCCACGACGGCGGCGTCGAGCTGCCCGTGTTCGGCACGGTGGCCGAGGCGATGAAGGAGACCGGCGCCGACGTCTCGATCGCCTTCGTGCCGCCGAAGTTCGCCAAGGACGCCATCATCGAGGCCATCGATGCGGAGATTCCGCTCCTGGTGGTCATCACCGAGGGAATTCCGGTGCAGGACAGCGCTTATGCGTGGGCCTACAACGTGTCCAAGGGCAACAAGACCCGCATCATCGGTCCGAACTGTCCCGGCATCATCACCCCCGGCGAGTCGCTGGTCGGCATCACGCCTGCCAACATCGCGGGCACCGGACCGATCGGCCTCGTGTCGAAGTCGGGCACCCTGACCTACCAGATGATGTACGAGCTGCGTGACATCGGCTTCTCCACCGCGATCGGTATCGGCGGCGACCCCGTCATCGGCACCACACACATCGACGCCATCGAGGCCTTCGAGAAGGACCCCGACACCAAGGTCATCGTGATGATCGGTGAGATCGGTGGCGATGCCGAGGAGCGCGCGGCCGACTACATCAAGGCGAACGTCTCCAAGCCGGTCGTCGGTTACGTCGCGGGATTCACTGCGCCGGAAGGCAAGACGATGGGCCATGCCGGCGCCATCGTATCCGGCAGCTCGGGTACCGCGCAGGCCAAGAAGGAGGCCCTCGAGGCCGCAGGCGTGAAGGTCGGCAAGACGCCGAGCGAGACCGCCAAGCTGGCCAGGGAGCTCTACCAGAGCCTCTGA
- a CDS encoding RDD family protein, whose protein sequence is MSDTLHPRAHPPVIHDSSKNAGIVSRGVAASLDLLVVLAILSGAYLGYAMVRLLFSIRDFSFPQPNAVFTATGFIGVSIAYLALCWAVSGRTLGSVVMGLRVVNHKGDRMRPVGALLRALFCVFFAIGLAWVAVDRRRRSVADVVLRTRVVYSR, encoded by the coding sequence ATGAGTGACACCCTGCATCCCCGGGCGCATCCGCCGGTCATCCACGACAGCAGCAAGAACGCCGGGATCGTCAGCCGCGGTGTCGCGGCATCTCTGGACCTTCTGGTGGTGCTCGCGATCCTGAGTGGCGCCTACCTCGGCTATGCCATGGTGCGGCTCCTCTTCAGCATCCGCGACTTCTCCTTCCCACAGCCCAATGCGGTGTTCACGGCAACGGGTTTCATCGGGGTGTCGATCGCCTATCTCGCCTTGTGCTGGGCGGTCTCGGGACGCACGCTCGGATCGGTCGTGATGGGTCTGCGGGTGGTGAACCACAAAGGTGACCGCATGCGTCCGGTGGGGGCGCTGCTGCGCGCGCTGTTCTGCGTGTTCTTCGCCATCGGGCTGGCGTGGGTGGCGGTGGACCGGCGGCGTCGCTCCGTCGCCGACGTCGTGCTGCGGACGCGGGTGGTCTACTCGCGCTGA
- a CDS encoding SRPBCC family protein, translated as MSDYTVTRTTTIAAAPEKIYPLIVDFHEWKRWSPWEGLDPDLTREHAGADSGVGARYSWSGNRKAGKGTMEITDVTEPTRVAVAVAFEKPMKSTSNSVFTLAPRGAQTEITWTMTGPHSLFSRIAGPLGLFDKLIGKDFEKGLAALKSESEIGPAQRE; from the coding sequence ATGTCCGACTACACCGTGACGCGGACCACCACGATCGCTGCCGCACCGGAGAAGATCTACCCGCTCATCGTCGATTTCCACGAGTGGAAGCGGTGGTCCCCGTGGGAGGGCCTCGACCCCGACCTCACGCGGGAGCATGCGGGAGCCGACAGTGGCGTGGGTGCGCGATACTCCTGGTCGGGAAACCGCAAGGCAGGCAAGGGCACGATGGAGATCACCGACGTCACCGAACCCACCCGGGTCGCCGTCGCCGTCGCTTTCGAGAAGCCGATGAAGTCGACCAGCAACAGTGTCTTCACCCTGGCGCCACGCGGCGCGCAGACCGAGATCACCTGGACGATGACCGGACCGCACTCGTTGTTCTCACGGATCGCCGGCCCTTTGGGACTGTTCGACAAGCTGATCGGAAAGGACTTCGAAAAGGGCTTGGCTGCATTGAAATCCGAATCGGAGATCGGACCAGCTCAGCGCGAGTAG
- a CDS encoding carboxyl transferase domain-containing protein codes for MTDRPRADAFSLVESLFDQGTFEAWDAPVGWEPADPGYRSSLARAHERTGLDESVVTGSGRVNDVRVAVVVSEFGFLGGSIGRSAGQRVVAAIERATRERIPVLALPASGGTRMQEGTAAFLQMVAITGAVNAHKAAGLPYLVYLRHPTTGGVFASWGSLGHVTWAEPSALVGFLGPRVYEGLYGEPFPENVQTSENLHRRGLVDSVVPAERLGGVVGETLAALSSRVRGPDGTGKAAARPISEPSWAGTAWEAVLATRARDRPGLTEFLAADGTVILRGDAPLWLALHSFGGSPAVVIGHDRRKQAGGALIGPVDLRVARRGMAMASELGLPVVTVIDTPGAELSVAAEEAGLASEIARCTAELVSVPVPTVSVLLGQGAGGAALALFPTDRRIAATDAWLSPLPPEGASLIVHRDTDHAAELAADQGIAAGALYADDTVDLLVDVTAPDGMTRLRSVIAAELASGPTPSDSRRTRVPGGRG; via the coding sequence GTGACCGATCGCCCGCGCGCCGATGCCTTCAGTCTGGTCGAATCGCTGTTCGATCAAGGCACATTCGAGGCGTGGGACGCTCCCGTCGGCTGGGAGCCGGCCGACCCGGGATATCGGTCCTCGCTCGCCCGGGCGCATGAGCGCACCGGGCTGGATGAATCGGTGGTCACCGGATCCGGTCGCGTCAACGATGTCCGAGTGGCCGTGGTGGTCAGCGAATTCGGCTTCCTCGGAGGGTCGATCGGTCGGAGCGCCGGACAGCGGGTGGTCGCCGCGATCGAGCGCGCGACACGGGAGCGGATTCCGGTGCTGGCCCTCCCGGCGTCGGGCGGAACCAGGATGCAGGAGGGCACCGCGGCATTCCTGCAGATGGTCGCGATCACCGGCGCGGTCAACGCGCACAAGGCGGCGGGGCTGCCCTATCTGGTGTATCTCCGACACCCGACGACCGGTGGGGTGTTCGCATCGTGGGGGTCCCTGGGACACGTGACCTGGGCGGAGCCGTCGGCACTCGTCGGTTTCCTCGGCCCCCGTGTCTACGAAGGGCTGTACGGGGAACCGTTCCCCGAGAACGTCCAGACGTCGGAGAATCTGCACCGACGAGGATTGGTGGATTCCGTCGTGCCGGCCGAGCGTCTCGGAGGGGTCGTCGGGGAGACGCTCGCGGCGCTGTCGTCGAGAGTGCGAGGGCCGGACGGGACGGGGAAGGCTGCAGCCAGGCCGATCTCGGAGCCCTCGTGGGCCGGTACGGCGTGGGAGGCGGTACTCGCGACCAGGGCGCGGGATCGGCCCGGGCTGACTGAGTTCCTGGCGGCGGATGGCACCGTCATACTCCGCGGTGATGCGCCGTTGTGGTTGGCGCTCCACAGTTTCGGCGGCAGCCCGGCAGTGGTGATCGGGCACGACCGGCGGAAACAGGCGGGCGGGGCGCTGATCGGGCCGGTCGACCTCCGAGTCGCGCGACGCGGGATGGCCATGGCCTCCGAGCTGGGATTGCCGGTGGTCACCGTCATCGACACCCCGGGCGCCGAACTGTCGGTGGCTGCCGAAGAAGCCGGGCTGGCCTCCGAGATCGCCCGCTGCACAGCTGAACTCGTGTCGGTCCCGGTGCCGACTGTCTCAGTTCTGCTCGGTCAGGGCGCAGGCGGGGCGGCACTGGCGCTGTTTCCGACGGACCGCAGGATTGCGGCGACGGATGCGTGGCTGTCGCCCCTTCCACCCGAGGGAGCCAGCCTCATCGTGCACCGTGACACCGACCACGCGGCGGAGTTGGCCGCCGACCAGGGCATCGCCGCAGGCGCCCTCTACGCCGACGACACCGTCGACCTCCTCGTCGATGTGACCGCACCTGACGGGATGACTCGGCTCCGATCGGTGATCGCCGCGGAACTGGCTTCGGGGCCGACGCCGTCGGACAGCCGTCGGACCCGCGTCCCCGGAGGTCGTGGGTGA
- a CDS encoding NUDIX domain-containing protein — protein sequence MTRRVVGVGAVVWDSADRLLLVQRRYPPQVGRWSVPGGKVEAGETLPAAAAREVEEETGLIVEVGAEAWVVDIPGDDDVVYEVHDFVAEYRSGTIRAGDDASDARWVEAHELDELPLTDGLVDHLRRYGLLR from the coding sequence GTGACCAGGCGTGTCGTGGGAGTCGGAGCGGTGGTCTGGGATTCTGCCGACCGGCTGCTACTCGTGCAGCGCCGGTATCCGCCACAGGTCGGCCGCTGGAGTGTGCCCGGCGGAAAGGTCGAAGCGGGGGAGACGCTCCCCGCTGCGGCCGCGCGCGAGGTCGAGGAGGAGACGGGTCTCATCGTCGAGGTGGGGGCGGAGGCCTGGGTGGTCGACATCCCGGGCGACGACGACGTGGTGTACGAGGTCCACGACTTCGTGGCCGAATACCGTTCGGGCACGATCCGGGCCGGCGACGATGCGTCTGATGCCCGGTGGGTGGAGGCGCACGAATTGGACGAATTGCCCCTGACCGACGGACTGGTCGATCACCTGCGTCGGTATGGTCTGCTCCGCTGA
- a CDS encoding nitroreductase family protein, with translation MTDLLPLDPDELLTTTRSVRKRLDLERPVPLEIVKEALEVALQAPTGSNSQGWHWIVLTDPVIKQKVADLYAKSFAAYSANQPRADDTARRVASSAQYLADTMGQVPVLVIGAIYSGGELPAGNQAGLWGSLLPGAWSLQLALRARGLGSAWTTLHLTYEREVAELLGIPGSVHQGVLLPVAYYTGTDFKPAGRKPLDDILHVNGW, from the coding sequence ATGACCGACCTGTTACCCCTGGACCCCGATGAGCTGCTCACCACCACACGTTCGGTGCGCAAGCGGCTCGACCTGGAGCGCCCGGTGCCGCTCGAGATTGTCAAGGAGGCGTTGGAAGTGGCGCTGCAGGCGCCCACCGGAAGCAACAGCCAGGGCTGGCACTGGATCGTGCTGACCGATCCGGTGATCAAGCAGAAGGTGGCCGACCTCTATGCGAAGTCGTTCGCCGCGTACTCGGCGAACCAGCCCAGGGCCGACGACACCGCGCGCCGCGTCGCGTCGAGCGCGCAGTACCTGGCCGACACGATGGGGCAGGTGCCGGTTCTGGTGATCGGCGCGATCTACAGCGGAGGCGAACTCCCGGCGGGCAACCAGGCGGGCCTCTGGGGTTCGTTGCTTCCGGGCGCGTGGAGTCTGCAGCTCGCGCTGCGTGCTCGCGGATTGGGATCTGCCTGGACGACTCTGCACCTGACCTATGAACGTGAGGTCGCCGAGCTCCTGGGCATCCCGGGCTCCGTTCACCAGGGGGTGCTGCTGCCCGTCGCGTACTACACGGGTACCGACTTCAAGCCGGCCGGCCGCAAACCCCTCGACGACATCCTGCACGTCAACGGCTGGTGA